From Ovis aries strain OAR_USU_Benz2616 breed Rambouillet chromosome 21, ARS-UI_Ramb_v3.0, whole genome shotgun sequence, a single genomic window includes:
- the LOC114110150 gene encoding translation machinery-associated protein 7-like yields MNCAIPGDHGGGPAKSRRNEKRKPGAVSAQELGRRVPLPVAGSGEGAAGATSGCEGGKKPLKPPEKQAKEMDEEGKAFKHKQEEQKRFEGLKGKGMGKGPLTTGGIKESGKQ; encoded by the exons ATGAACTGTGCGATCCCCGGGGACCACGGGGGCGGACCAGCCAAGAGCAGGCG aaatgagaaaagaaaaccaggGGCGGTATCGGCGCAGGAGCTGGGACGGAGAGTTCCGCTTCCAGTGGCAGGGTCTGGGGAAGGGGCGGCAGGCGCCACGTCGGGCTGCGAAGGTGGCAAGAAGCCCCTGAAGCCGCCCGAGAAGCAAGCCAAGGAGATGGACGAGGAGGGTAAGGCGTTCAAGCATAAACAGGAGGAGCAGAAGAGATTCGAAGGGCTAAAAGGGAAGGGCATGGGGAAAGGACCCCTGACCACAGGTGGAATTAAGGAATCTGGCAAACAGTAA